The stretch of DNA ATAAGGGAATTGCTGTTGTCTCCAATAATTTTGGGAGATAAATCCTGTTTCATTGGTAAATGGATAATCCGGGTAAGAGTGATTAATATAAAAGTTTGGTACTCTACGACCGAACATTTGCTAACTTCCTCCTTTACTAACAGTAAAACTCATTAGAAAAACTTGGCGTTCGCCTAGTCCTTTTTAGCGAATGCTTGCCAAAAAATCAAATGATTATTTCTATATTTTATGAAAATAATGCCCATCATGTGAATGTCCTGAAAGCGCTTACTATTGATGTCTAACAATGAAGAATCATGTCGGAAGTCTTAATATTAAAAAAATAAAGATCACTACTTATTTTATGATAGGATATAAAAAAAGTAATTAGCTCTTATTTCTTTATTTTCGTCATTAAAATGTTTATAGAACTAGTGTTGGCTAATAAGCTTAACACAAATGGCGGGAATGACAATTATGAGGAGGGAAATAAAATGAATGTTCACGAACTAACAATGAAGTTTCTTCAAACTAGGAATTATAGTCCAGAAAATGTAAATGAATTGCTTGATTTTACGAAAAAGGCTTATATTCATGATGATATTTGTATTTCAGTCTATCGTAAGCTTGTTCGTGAACTCGAGGCACAGGGTGCAGAGCTTCCAGATTTCTCTTAAACTATTCCTCATAGAAAACTAGAATACAATTCAATAAAGAACCTATTATGAAGGGCTCTTCACCTCTTATTTTATTAAGATGGCGGAGAGCCCATTTCTTCATTCAATAATAACTGAAGCACTTGATTTAATACAAAATTAGATGAAGCCACTAAATTTTTAAATCTTGATCGACTTGTTTCCGGGAAAAAAGCTTGGACTGAAATCGTTTCAATATGTTCATTTGTAGATTCAATCTGCTGGGGATACAGGTTTTTCGGCCTTGTTGCTGTAATCCATTTAATTGCTTCATTCTTCCATTTGTCATTAAGTAACTTTACTTCGTCGGCAAAAGGTTTGACTTCTTCATAAAAATCTCCACTCTTTCCTGTTTCCCTTACCATTGAATACTTTTCTGTCATTTTATTAATACGCTCTAATAGCTGGCTTGTTAGTGCTATAAGCTCATTCTGCTTATCCATTATTTATCAGCTCCGAATAATTAGAAAAACTTGGCATTCGCCAAGTCCTTTTTGGCGAATGCCTTAGTTTTTCTTATGCGATCTTATTAGCAAATATTTAATTGATAACACACTTTACTTTAGTACGTTAATAAACTTAAACATTCCTATTAGCTAAAAAAGCAGCTTAATAAATTAAGCTACTATAATGACCCTATTTTATTGTAATTAAAACCCAAGTTCAAGCTTAATGCCTGTTGGATGATGATGAGTACCTTTTTTATCTAATTTTCCATTGAAATCATAAAGGTTAGCGGTTTTCGTTTCGAGTGAACGAATTTCCTCTGAGCAGTTCCTCATTTTTATCGCACATTCATCTTGCCATTTTTGACGGGCATTCGAAAAGTTTGATTCTATTGCACCCTCTAACTCCTCAAGCTGATCGTAAATTTCATTCAGCATATTTATCAATTCCTCTTTAGGCATTATTTTTTCATTCATTTTCTCGCCCTCCTTAAAATAAGCAATCTCAATTTTTTAAAAGTTTTTTTATCTGATGACTACTCTATTCGCCCTCACTAAATACTTTCCTTCACCACTGACAAAACTAGAAGTATTTCGCCAAAGAAAGTAGAATTTTTTAGTAATCAGTACTTCATTTCGACATACTCAAATAGCATGAAAGCAACTGCGATGCACACAATAATAAGTGGAGGTGAAGACGTATGAAAAGAACTGATAAACAAACTAAAGTTCAGCCAAAAAAACTAGAAGAATCAAAACCAGGGCATGGAGATAAAAAGTTAGAAGGTCCAAACCGACCTTCCACATAGAAAAGCGGGTGTCACTGCTAACAACTGTATGTACTGAACCGCCCCTCCTTTAGCTGCGGCTCATAGCCTCAATAATCAAGTTCGAGAGCCGATGATGTTCGCAGCTAGACAATTCTTAAGCTAAAAAAATATTCTTTTTTCGCTTCCAAAACGTTTGCTCTTTATTATTTAAGATTTTATTAATTCGCTTATATATATTGCCTTTTTCAATTGTCTTTGCTTTTTCAAATACCACTTCGTCATTTCAATTGGATGTTTTTGCTGTACATCTACCTTCAACCATTTTCTTCTCAATCGTTTATATTTCGACCAATCTTCAAAAAAAACCCTTTTATGATTAATCACCGGATAGGTACACCGTAAAAATGGAGTTGATCTGTTCGGCCTATTTTTAAAATAGTATTCATAATCGTATCTAGAGCCAGTATGTACTGTTTTGAGAGCAAATTCATAAAAAGCAGGATATAACTTCTTATCAAACAAAATATCTGCCAGCCTTTTCCCAAGTTCGATTCTTTTTGAAAGAGATTTAAAACCATTCACACTTGTACCATATAACTTCCCTTCACATGTTGGAAAAATAACCGAGCTAAAATGAAACCAATCCTGAAGAAAAAAAATTGGAGATTGAAATACACGTTTTTTATAAACTGGATTTTTAATAACAGGTTTTTGAATGATGTTTTGTTCATTGATAATTTGCGATATTAACAGCCTTTTATAATTTCTTTCTTCCCAAAAAACCACCCATTCGCTCTCCATAAATTTGGAAACATGAAAAAATCTTAATAAATGAAACATTGGTCGATTTATTTTCGTCGAATATTGATAGAGAAGCAATTGAGGAAAAGCATCCTGGAAAATAAGCCAATTTGCTCGTTCATAAGTTAAAAATAACTTTTTCCTAACCTGCTCCTTTATTATTTTGGGAAACCAATTTCCTTCAAGATCGCACATATTCCAGCCAGCATTTCGAGATACCATACTTGCTAGAAATGACCACAGCACTTCTGGATGGAGATGATAAAAATGAAAATAGGCATCCGTTCTTGAAATATTATCAGCATTATTTTTTATTGTTTGATCATGTATCTGCTGAATTAATTCGATTTCATCAATATTTAGTTGGTTTAATGACTTTTTTTTATGGAAATGTTTCATTAGTTTTCCTCCGAAAAAAGCATATTGCTTAACATTTGCAAATCGGTGCTTTTTATTCAACCAAAAATTAGCGAGATTTGTTATGATAAGTAATAGCTTGTGAGGTGATCAATAATGAAATTCCATTATCCTAACGGCAAGAAATATGTACCGAAAAAAGAGGAATCGATAGGGATTAAAAAAGAAAAAAAATGGTCTTACGGTAATCGCGGTATGACTTTGGAGGAAGATATTAACGAAACAAATGAGTATTATTTAAAAAATGGAATTGCTTCTATTCATAAAAAGCCAACACCTGTTCAAATCGTTCAAGTAGATTATCCAAAAAGAAGTGCTGCTGTCATTAAAGAAGCATACTTTAAGCAGGCATCAACAACCGATTATAATGGTGTTTATAAAGGGAGATACATTGATTTTGAAGCGAAAGAGACACAAAACCCAACATCATTTCCTTTACAAAACTTTCATGAACACCAAGTGAAACATATGGAAAATATTATTCAGCAAAAAGGAATCTGCTTCGTCCTTTTACGATTTTCTATTACTGAAGAAATTTTCCTTCTTGAAGCCATTCACTTACTCACTTTTTGGAAGAGAATGAAAGATGGAGGAAGAAAGTCAATAACCAAGGAAGAAATAGAGATTAATGGTCATCCAATTTCGCTTGGATACAACCCAAGAATTGACTATATTAAAAAAATCGATTATCTTTATAACCTTAGATGAATTACGGAGGCGCCTTCGAAACAATCAAATTTCAGATTGTTCCTTTGGTGATTATTCGAAGTATATTTCCTAATAGCAAAAACAACTCTTCTTATCATCAGAAAGGATGAACATATATGTCAGAAAAATACCAATCAAGAGAGGAGCGCCGAAAACAGCAAACTCCAAATCCAAATAAAAAGAAAAAAAAGCAGGCAAAAGGGATATTTAAACGTATCTTTTTAACATTAATAGCCCTTGGCATCGCGGGTATGCTGCTTGGTGCTGGCGCATTTGCCTACATGGTTAAGGATGCACCAAAACTTGATGAAAAACAATTACGGGATCCGATCCCATCCAAAATATTAGATAAAGATGGCAATGTCATTACAGAAGTTGGATCAGAAAACCGAGAATATGTTGAATATGAAGATATCCCCAAATTGGTGGAGGACGCATTTCTAGCCACTGAGGATGTTCGTTTTTATCAACATAACGGGATGGATTTGAGGCGTCTTGCCGGTGCTGTATTAGCAAATATTACTGATGGTTTTGGTTCACAAGGAGCTAGTACGATTACTCAGCAAGTCGTGAAAAATTCCTTCCTAAATAATGAAAAAACATTAAGCAGGAAGGCTCAAGAAGCTTGGCTTTCCTTTCAGCTTGAACGTAAATATACAAAGCAAGAAATTTTCGAGATGTATGTGAATAAAATTTGGATGTCAGAAGGTAGTCATGGGGTATTGACAGCTTCTCATATTTATTTCGGTAAAGACCTCGACGAACTCGAGTTGCATGAAGCTGCTTTACTAGCAGGAATGCCGCAAAGTCCCGAAAATTATAATCCTTTCAAGCATCCTGATAAAGCAGAAAAAAGACGTAATATTGTTCTTTCTTTAATGAATCAGCATGGTTTCATCACAAAAGAAGAAATGGAAGCTGCTCAAAAAATTCCAGTTGAATCAAGTCTTGTTAAGGAAGAAGATCGCAAGCACAATGACTCACCTTATGATTCATTTGTTGATGTTGTCATTGATGAGATGGAACAAAAATATCCTGATTTGAACGTTTCTTCAGATGGTTTAACCATTCATACTACATTAGATACGAATGCACAGGATTATGTTGAGAAAATGCTTAATTCAAATGAAATTGTTCAATTTCCTGATGATAAATTTCAAGCAGGTATTACCCTATTGGATACAAAAACAGGTGAAATTAGGGCAATAGGCGGAGGTAGAAACCTTGAAGTAAAAAGAGGATTTAACTACGCAACGGATTTAAGAAGACAAGCTGGTTCGACCTTTAAACCAATACTCGATTATGGTCCTGCCATTGAATATTTAAATTGGGGCACGTATCATGTTCTTAACGATGAACCATACACTTATTCAGATGGTACGAAAATCAATAACTGGGATCACAAGCATATGGGGCCGATGTCAATGCGTGAGGCATTAGCACGTTCACGAAACATCCCTGCTCTAAAAACTTTACAAGAGGTTGGCCCAGATAAAGCGAAGGAATTTGCGAATAATTTGGGCTTTGAGCTAGACGAGGTAAACGAATCCTATGCAATTGGTGCCAATTTAGTATCACCACTTCAAATGGCAGGTGCCTACAGTGCCTTTGGAAATAACGGCCTATACAATGAGCCTCATGCCATTAAAGAAATTGAAATGCGAGACGGAACAAAAATTGATGTCACTCCTGAAACAAAACCTGTTATGAAGGACTCTACAGCTTTCATGATTACAGATATGCTAAAAAGTGGTGTAAAGGATTCTTACGGTACAGGAAAAGCGGCAAATGTTCCAAACCTACATGTCGTTGGAAAAACAGGAACGACCAACTATAGTGCTGATCAAATTCAAAAATGGAATATTCCAAATGGTGCGTTACCTGATGCATGGTTTGCTGGCTATACAACAAACTACACAGCAGCAGTTTGGACTGGATATAAAGATATGGAAAACTCTATAGCAGCAGGCCATGACCAAAGAATTGCACAATTGTTATTTAAAAATTTAATGGAGCATGTATCACAAGGAATTGATACACCTGACTTCCCTGTTCCAAATAGTGTGGAAAAAGTAGCTATTGAAAAGGGAACATCAAAGCTAGCAAGTGAATTTACACCTAAAGATCAGATCGTTTATGAATATGCTGTTAAAGGTCATGCACCAACCGAAATTTCTGATAAATACGATAAGCTTGATTCTCCTTCAGACTTAAGTGCAGCATATGACAAAGAAGCAAATGAAATTGTATTGAATTGGAAGTATCCAGATGAAGTAGATGATGTACAATTTGAGGTATCAGTATCTCTAGATGAGGGCGCAGACCAGCCATTACAAGTGGTTTCTGAAAAAGGAATAAGAGTGGCTAACCCTGTTCCAGGAGGTATTTATCAATTCAAGGTCGTAGCAATTCGAGATGATCAAAGAAGTGATTCTGCAGTTGTAAAAGTCGAAATTCCAGCTCCTGAGATCAGTGATGATCAAGATGATACGGGTGAAGGTGGAATAGATAATGGCCAAGGCAACGAAAACGGAAATCCTGAAGATGATGGATCAGGTCAAGGAAATGGAAATGGAAATGGAAGCGATAATGGACAGGGTAACGGCACTGACCAAGGTGGTGGCGGCGGTCTAGGTGAAAGTGGTAATCCGTCAGACCCTGGACAGACGAATCCTCCTTCAGGACCTACCTCTCCTGGCTCAGGCTTTCAATGAAATTAATAGCGCAATCGCCTTTGGATCAATCAACTGGACATGCTTAAATGTTTTTCATTATTAATAGAAAAAAGCGTCTCTTAGCTTAGTGCTGAGACGCTTTTTTTAATGCTATTTGCTTAACGTAAAGCTTTTCCATTTCAATCATTAGTTCAGATAATTGAATAAATGAATGATAAAGGGTCGGTCTATGCAAAATAAATTCTAATCTTTCTACCATATTTACAGGCTTAATAATTAAAGACTTTGCATTTTTATAATTTGTAAGAGAAACGGGCAAACCGTTTCCCCAATAAACAAACTCTAGAAAAAGACAAATACCTTTTTTCATCGGAGCAGTTACTTGAGTACGCTCCCTTTTTGCAAATACCTTTTTTAAAAACTCTTTTTCTGAATTCCATTCATTTAAAAGAATAGGAATGCACTCTTCCCGCAATTCCCACGGCCTTTTTGCATTAATTCCTAAATAATAGGCAGCCTCATATAGAAATGGCATAGAGGGAAGTATATGAGTCAATGCATGCTCATCAATTGTGAATGAATCATTCTTAGTAAAGAGGTGTGGATCCATAAGCTCTTCGGGGATTGAAAGAGTTATTTTAGTACTCATTTCTTACTCTTCCCTTTCATCCGCTTTTTCCCTTCTCTGCATACTTCTAATAGAGGACAAACATCACATTGAGGATTCTGTGCTTTACAATGGTATCGACCAAAAAAAATCATTCGATGGTGAGTAATATGCCATTCTTCTATTGGAATCTTTTTCATTAAGGATTTCTCCACTTCCAATACGGAATCCTTCCACTTGCAAAATGCTAATCTCTTGCTAACTCGTTCAACATGGGTATCAACAGCAATTGCTGGGACACCGAAGGCAACTGAGACAACTACATTTGCAGTTTTTCTTCCGACACCCGGCAACTTTGTTAATTCGTCCCGATCCTGAGGGATAATACCATTGTATTCCTCTAATAATAGACTGCATAATTTTTGAATATTTTTGGCTTTATTACGATATAATCCTATTGAACGAATATCATCCTGTAATTCTTCAAGAGAAACCTTTAGGTAGTCTGATGGTGTTTTGTATTTTTGAAATAAATCTTTTGTTACTTTATTAACTAATACATCTGTGCATTGAGCCGATAAAGCAACTGCAATGACAAGTTCAAAAGGATTGGAATGATTTAATTCGCAATGGGCATCTGGAAACATTTCTCCCATTTTATCAAGACAAAACCTTATTTGATTCTTATTTAACAATGATCTCACCACTTAATTTTGTTTTAACAAAAATATAGTCGCTTTAATAACAGAAAGTATATGCAATAACTTTTATTTATTGTTCCAACCAATTATAAAAGGGTATTGATTTTGTTGTTTGTGCCGAGCCTTCATTGGCTTTATATCGATTCTGTGATTGATTTTGTCTAAACTTTTTACCATAACTTTTAGCTTGTTCGATTGTTTTGATTCCATTCTTCTTCCACTCAAACAAAATTCTATCAATATAACGAAAATTTAGCTTACCTGAAATCACAGCTTCTCTAAGTGCAGCTTTTATTATGTGAGGATCATGATGATCATCATCCATCCACAATGCAAGTGTCTCACATTCAAATGGAGACAATGGCCGACCAAATTCCTGTTCAAAGCATGTATATAAATCTGTTTCGTTTTGCTGATTTATGACTGCAGCTTCTTGTTTACTCTTTAAAAGAAAATGATCAAATAGTTTTTCAAATAGAGGTTCGATATTGTACTTTTCATATCGGATTCCTTCGGCTGAATAACTGTCTTTAATTTCTATATAACCTTTTTGAATTAATTTTCTAAGTATTTCAGTACACTCTGATACAGAAATAGTCATACGTGAAGATAATTCAATTGGGGTAGGAAATTCATTTCCTTTTTCGATAAAAGAAATGACGTGCAATATTAAAACTAGTTCATGCTCATAGAGATTCATTTCTTTATAGTGATTTAATAAAGCTCCAGGTATCGTTACATTTCCTTCCTGGAGCCACTTTAATATACTTGTTTTAGACATCCCTGACACCTCTTTATCAGTATAGCATGAACTGCTCCTATCTAGTAAGAAGAATAAAAGGTAACTTTTCCATACTAAAAAACTCGACAGAAAGTATAACAAAAAGAGCTCACCTATAAATACTTACTATTAGAAAAACTTAGCGTTCACCAAGTCCTTTTTGGCGAATGCCTTAGTTTTTCTAATGCGATCTTATTAGCAGTTAAATTAATTGAACACACACTTTACTTTAGTACGTTAAAAAACTTAAACTTTCCTATTAGCTAAAAAAAGAAAACCGGCAGATTTACCGATTTTCTTTCACATTACTTCTCATTTAAGCTTCATAATTTTACAATTCAAATATTAAAATTATGGGTATAATCGATTTAATAATCGTGGGAATGGGATGGATTCACGAACATGTTCCACTCCACTAATCCATGCTACAGTTCTTTCAAGGCCAAGACCAAATCCTGAATGAGGAACAGAACCATATTTACGCAACTCTAAATACCATCCATACGCATCTAAATCAAGGTTATGCTCTTCCAAACGCTGCTTAAGAAGATCATAATCATGAATACGCTCTGAACCACCAATAATCTCTCCATAGCCCTCTGGAGCAATTAAGTCAGCACATAGGACTACATCTTCTCGGTTTGGATCTGGCTGCATGTAAAATGGTTTTAATGACGTTGGATAATGAGTGATGAATACTGGCTTATCATAGCTCTCAGCAATTGCTGTTTCATGCGGAGCACCAAAATCATCTCCCCATTTAATATCATTAAACCCTTTTTCATGTAAAAATTTAATCGCTTCATCATACGTAATGCGTGGAAAAGGTGCCTTCACCTGTTCTAGCTTAGATGTGTCACGACCTAATGTTTTTAACTCTAAGCTACAATTTTCTAATACAGATTGAACTACATGAGAAACATATTCCTCCTGCACCTTTAAGCTATCCTCGTGTTCATAAAAAGCCATTTCAGGTTCAATCATCCAGAACTCAATTAAATGGCGACGAGTTTTTGATTTTTCCGCTCTAAATGTAGGACCAAATGAGAAAACCTTTCCAAGAGCCATGGCAGCTGCTTCCATATATAATTGACCGCTTTGAGATAGATATGCATCTTCATCGAAATATTTCGTATGAAATAATTCAGATGTTCCCTCTGGTGCACTTCCAGTCAATATCGGAGGATCGATCTTTGCAAAGCCTTGTTTATTATAAAATTCATATGTAGCTCTAATGATTTCGTTTCGAATTTTCATAACGGCATGTTGGCGACGAGAGCGAAGCCATAAATGACGGTTATCCATTAAAAATTCAGTTCCATGCTCCTTTGGTGTAATTGGATAATCAACAGCAGCATGAATCACTTCAATACCTGTTACAAGCAATTCGAAACCGAATGGAGAACGTTCATCCTTTTGGATTTTTCCTGTAACATAAAGGGATGATTCTTGCGTCACTGACTTTGCCGCTTGAAATACTTCCTCTGGTACTTCACTTTTGACAATAACACCTTGAATAAATCCTGTTCCATCACGAAGTTGAAGGAAAGCAATTTTTCCGCTAGAGCGCTTATTCGCAACCCATGCTCCAATTTTTACTTCTTGTTCAACATATTTGTATACTTCAGATATTGTCGTTTTAATCACTAATGTTCCCTCCAAAAACTAGCAAATCTCATGTAATGTATCCAATATATTATACCTTTCAGCTAAGGGACAAGCAACAAAGAAAAGAAGAAACGCATTGAAAGAACATAATTAAAGCAGCAGCCGATTTCTTCGGCTGCCACTTTTTATTTCATATTTTTTTCGACAAATTGATGAATTCGATCTACTGCTTTTTCTAATAATTCTAAAGATGTTGCATACGACAAACGAATGTTATTCGGTGCACCAAAGCCAGAGCCAGGGATAACCGCAACCATTGCGTCTTCAAGCAAAGCTTTTGAAAAATCATCAACATTTTGGAATCCTGTCAATTCGGCGGCAACTTTTACATTCGGGAATAAATAAAAAGCTCCTTGAGGCTTTATACATGAAAAACCAGGAATCGCAATTAACTTTTCGTAGATAATGTTTAATCGATTTTCAAACGCTTCTTGCATGTCTTTAAGCATTTTTTGTGAACCTGAATAAGCAGCAATTGCTCCATATTGAGCAGTTGTAGTTGGATTTGATGTGCTATGACTAGCAAGGTTTGTCATTGCTTGAATAAGATCTTTATTTCCTGCTGCGTATCCAATTCTCCAACCAGTCATGGAATGAGATTTAGAAACACCATTTATGATAATTGTTTGCTCTTTTAATTCCGGGGAAATCTCAGCAATAGATACATGCTTAAACTCACCATAAACTAGCTTTTCATAAATTTCATCAGACACAATTAATATATTATGATTTAAACAAACCTCACCTAATGCCCTTAATTCTTCTTCTGAATAAAGCATTCCTGTTGGATTACTAGGTGAATTGATTATTACAGCCTTTGTTTTATCCGTTATCGCAGACATTAACTGTTCAGGGGTAATTTTATACTCATTCTCCTCTTTACCCTCTATATAAACGGGAATGCCATCAGCTAATTTTACTTGTTCAGGATAGCTTACCCAATATGGTGTTGGGATAATTACTTCATCCCCTTCATCAAGAAGTGCCTGAAATAATGTATACAGTGCATGCTTCGCACCACTTGCTACAATAATTTGACTTGGATCATAATCAATTCCTTGATCATCTTTAAACTTTTTAACAATTTCTTTTTTTAAAGCTGGAAGACCTGCAGAAGGTGTATATTTCGTATGACCTTCATTCATTGATTGAACAGCTGCATCGATTATATGCTGAGGGGTATTAAAATCGGGTTCACCTGCTCCTAAACCTATTACATCATAGCCCTGCTCCTTTAATTCTTTTGCTTTCGCGGTAATTGCAAGTGTTGAAGATGGTGTTAATGCTTTTACTCTTTGTGCAAGATGAATCTTCATACTGAAATTCCTCCACTTTTCTTATAAGTTCTCAATATTCTTGCGCCATTTCCCTGTTTCAAAATCAACATAATAATAATTTATTAAATCTCCCTCAGTACGGTAGTATATTTCCCATAGAGGGATATTGTTTTCTATCCCAAGTCGAATGGATATGATTTCTTTCGGATTTTTTTCTTCTTTTAGTTTGTTTAATGCTTCTTGTTTCGTAACTCCATCTTTCACATTTCGGACAATAATTCTTCCTTCGTTTTCAGGTATCCAAACATAGAGGGCTGTCCCATTTTTGTCCTTGCCTTTTAATACATAATAAGTTTCTTGGCCGTTATATAATTGAAAGTCATCTACTTCTTTCAGCCTGGTTTCTTTCAATGCAATCTCAATTGCTTTCTTTTCGGCCGCTTTAACTGGTTCAACAGCTTTTAAATACACGAAAATCCCAGATCCTAAACCAACTGCAAGTATAATTAAGAATATAATAATTATTTTTTTCACATTTGTCACTCTTCTTATGTACGATAAATTGAAAAAACCGCTTTATTTTGATCTTCCTTATCAAGTGCTAAACCAAACATTAAATCTTTTTCTTTTAATGTTCTGTTTAATACATCAACAACCTTATAGAGGTCTGGGCTAAGTTGAATTTTCACTGTTGATATAACCTCAATTTTGCTTTCCATACTGGAATTCCTCCTCAAGTACAACAATATTTGTAACTCATACACAATTAACACATCGTACAAACTATATGTACGTAACATTTTAAACCTTAATCTTTAGTATAACAGCTCTAAGTAAAGCCTTGAATAAAAAAACTAATATTTTTTCTAATCCACTTTCGTTATTTAGCTGCGCTTAATTAAGCGCAGCCCTTTTACTTTTTTCAATTAGTTCATCGATTTTTTTATGGTATCAATCATACCGTCAATTTTACTTTTAATTATTGGGATTTTAGGAATAGACTCTAAAAATGCTTTCCCATAATGAGTCGTAATAATTCTTCGATCAAAAATAAAAATAAATCCTTTATCACTTCTGGTTCTAATCAATCTGCCAAATCCCTGTTTAAAGCGAATAATCGCATCTGGCAAGGAATAATCTGAAAATGCATTTCCGCCACTTTGTTTAATTTGATCACATTTTGCTTCTGTGTAAGGATCATCGGGAGGTGAAAAAGGTAATCTTATTATTATTAAGCATGACAAATCTTCACCAGGGATGTCTACCCCCTCCCAAAAACTGTTTGTACCTAATAAGATGGCCTTATCAAATTTTTGAAAATTCCTTGTTAATCTTGAGCGGCTCCCACTGGAAACACCTTGTGCAATAATAGCATAATCATCAAGAAAACCTGACTCTTTAATGAGTTCGTATGTTTTTCTTAACATTTCGTGGGAAGTAAATAAAATGAGCATCCTACCTTTAGTCGCTTCTGCAATTGAAATAATATGTTCGCTAATGGCCGTA from Cytobacillus dafuensis encodes:
- a CDS encoding YppF family protein translates to MNVHELTMKFLQTRNYSPENVNELLDFTKKAYIHDDICISVYRKLVRELEAQGAELPDFS
- a CDS encoding YppE family protein; the protein is MDKQNELIALTSQLLERINKMTEKYSMVRETGKSGDFYEEVKPFADEVKLLNDKWKNEAIKWITATRPKNLYPQQIESTNEHIETISVQAFFPETSRSRFKNLVASSNFVLNQVLQLLLNEEMGSPPS
- a CDS encoding DUF2515 domain-containing protein — encoded protein: MKHFHKKKSLNQLNIDEIELIQQIHDQTIKNNADNISRTDAYFHFYHLHPEVLWSFLASMVSRNAGWNMCDLEGNWFPKIIKEQVRKKLFLTYERANWLIFQDAFPQLLLYQYSTKINRPMFHLLRFFHVSKFMESEWVVFWEERNYKRLLISQIINEQNIIQKPVIKNPVYKKRVFQSPIFFLQDWFHFSSVIFPTCEGKLYGTSVNGFKSLSKRIELGKRLADILFDKKLYPAFYEFALKTVHTGSRYDYEYYFKNRPNRSTPFLRCTYPVINHKRVFFEDWSKYKRLRRKWLKVDVQQKHPIEMTKWYLKKQRQLKKAIYISELIKS
- the recU gene encoding Holliday junction resolvase RecU, whose protein sequence is MKFHYPNGKKYVPKKEESIGIKKEKKWSYGNRGMTLEEDINETNEYYLKNGIASIHKKPTPVQIVQVDYPKRSAAVIKEAYFKQASTTDYNGVYKGRYIDFEAKETQNPTSFPLQNFHEHQVKHMENIIQQKGICFVLLRFSITEEIFLLEAIHLLTFWKRMKDGGRKSITKEEIEINGHPISLGYNPRIDYIKKIDYLYNLR
- a CDS encoding transglycosylase domain-containing protein; amino-acid sequence: MSEKYQSREERRKQQTPNPNKKKKKQAKGIFKRIFLTLIALGIAGMLLGAGAFAYMVKDAPKLDEKQLRDPIPSKILDKDGNVITEVGSENREYVEYEDIPKLVEDAFLATEDVRFYQHNGMDLRRLAGAVLANITDGFGSQGASTITQQVVKNSFLNNEKTLSRKAQEAWLSFQLERKYTKQEIFEMYVNKIWMSEGSHGVLTASHIYFGKDLDELELHEAALLAGMPQSPENYNPFKHPDKAEKRRNIVLSLMNQHGFITKEEMEAAQKIPVESSLVKEEDRKHNDSPYDSFVDVVIDEMEQKYPDLNVSSDGLTIHTTLDTNAQDYVEKMLNSNEIVQFPDDKFQAGITLLDTKTGEIRAIGGGRNLEVKRGFNYATDLRRQAGSTFKPILDYGPAIEYLNWGTYHVLNDEPYTYSDGTKINNWDHKHMGPMSMREALARSRNIPALKTLQEVGPDKAKEFANNLGFELDEVNESYAIGANLVSPLQMAGAYSAFGNNGLYNEPHAIKEIEMRDGTKIDVTPETKPVMKDSTAFMITDMLKSGVKDSYGTGKAANVPNLHVVGKTGTTNYSADQIQKWNIPNGALPDAWFAGYTTNYTAAVWTGYKDMENSIAAGHDQRIAQLLFKNLMEHVSQGIDTPDFPVPNSVEKVAIEKGTSKLASEFTPKDQIVYEYAVKGHAPTEISDKYDKLDSPSDLSAAYDKEANEIVLNWKYPDEVDDVQFEVSVSLDEGADQPLQVVSEKGIRVANPVPGGIYQFKVVAIRDDQRSDSAVVKVEIPAPEISDDQDDTGEGGIDNGQGNENGNPEDDGSGQGNGNGNGSDNGQGNGTDQGGGGGLGESGNPSDPGQTNPPSGPTSPGSGFQ
- a CDS encoding YpoC family protein, with the translated sequence MSTKITLSIPEELMDPHLFTKNDSFTIDEHALTHILPSMPFLYEAAYYLGINAKRPWELREECIPILLNEWNSEKEFLKKVFAKRERTQVTAPMKKGICLFLEFVYWGNGLPVSLTNYKNAKSLIIKPVNMVERLEFILHRPTLYHSFIQLSELMIEMEKLYVKQIALKKASQH
- the nth gene encoding endonuclease III — protein: MLNKNQIRFCLDKMGEMFPDAHCELNHSNPFELVIAVALSAQCTDVLVNKVTKDLFQKYKTPSDYLKVSLEELQDDIRSIGLYRNKAKNIQKLCSLLLEEYNGIIPQDRDELTKLPGVGRKTANVVVSVAFGVPAIAVDTHVERVSKRLAFCKWKDSVLEVEKSLMKKIPIEEWHITHHRMIFFGRYHCKAQNPQCDVCPLLEVCREGKKRMKGKSKK
- a CDS encoding DnaD domain-containing protein; its protein translation is MSKTSILKWLQEGNVTIPGALLNHYKEMNLYEHELVLILHVISFIEKGNEFPTPIELSSRMTISVSECTEILRKLIQKGYIEIKDSYSAEGIRYEKYNIEPLFEKLFDHFLLKSKQEAAVINQQNETDLYTCFEQEFGRPLSPFECETLALWMDDDHHDPHIIKAALREAVISGKLNFRYIDRILFEWKKNGIKTIEQAKSYGKKFRQNQSQNRYKANEGSAQTTKSIPFYNWLEQ